In Phacochoerus africanus isolate WHEZ1 chromosome 14, ROS_Pafr_v1, whole genome shotgun sequence, one genomic interval encodes:
- the ALDH3A2 gene encoding aldehyde dehydrogenase family 3 member A2 isoform X1 encodes MEREVQRLRAAFQAGRSRPLAFRLQQLQALRRMVQEREEDLLAAIAADLSKSKLNAYSQEVLTILGEIDLALEKLPEWAAARPAEKNLLTMLDEAYVQPEPLGVVLIIGAWNYPLVLSIQPLIGAIAAGNAVIIKPSEISENTAKIVAKLLPQYLDQDLYAVINGGVEETTKLLEQRFDHILYTGSTAVGKIVMEAAAKHLTPVTLELGGKSPCYIDPDCDLDVACRRIAWGKYMNCGQTCIAPDYVLCEPSLQDQVVQKMKEAVQEFYGDNVKDSPDYERIVNLRHFKRIQSLLEGQKIAFGGETDEATRYIAPTVLTDVDPEAKVMREEIFGPVLPIVPVKNADEAVKFINEREKPLAFYIFSRNNKLIKRMIEATSSGGVTGNDVIMHFMLSSLPFGGVGSSGMGAYHGKYSFETFSHLRPCLLKSLKGEGANKLRYPPNSQSKVDWAKFFFLKRVSKGRLGLLFLALLGVVLAVILKAGYR; translated from the exons ATGGAGCGCGAAGTCCAGCGATTGCGCGCCGCGTTCCAGGCGGGCCGATCGCGCCCTCTGGCCTTccggctgcagcagctccaggcccTGCGCAGGATGGTGCAGGAGCGCGAGGAGGACCTGCTGGCGGCCATCGCCGCGGATCTGAGCAAG AGCAAACTCAATGCCTACAGCCAAGAAGTCCTTACCATTCTTGGGGAAATTGATCTGGCGCTGGAGAAGCTTCCCGAATGGGCTGCAGCTAGGCCAGCAGAGAAGAACCTGCTAACCATGCTTGACGAGGCCTATGTCCAGCCAGAGCCCCTGGGTGTCGTGCTGATCATTGGAGCGTGGAACTACCCCTTGGTTCTCTCCATCCAGCCTCTGATAGGAGCCATCGCTGCAG GAAACGCGGTGATTATCAAGCCTTCCGAAATCAGCGAAAATACAGCCAAGATCGTGGCGAAGCTCCTCCCCCAGTATTTAGACCAG GACCTGTACGCTGTCATCAACGGCGGCGTCGAGGAAACCACGAAGCTGCTGGAGCAGCGATTTGACCACATTCTCTACACGGGAAGCACCGCGGTGGGGAAGATCGTCATGGAAGCCGCTGCCAAGCATTTGACCCCTGTGACCCTTGAACTGGGGGGGAAGAGCCCGTGTTACATTGACCCAGACTGTGACCTGGACGTCGCCTGCAG ACGCATCGCCTGGGGGAAGTACATGAACTGCGGGCAGACCTGCATCGCCCCCGACTACGTCCTCTGCGAGCCGTCCCTCCAGGACCAGGTCGTGCAGAAGATGAAGGAAGCCGTGCAG GAATTTTATGGAGATAACGTAAAAGACTCTCCGGACTACGAAAGGATCGTCAATCTCCGTCATTTCAAGAGGATACAGAGTCTGCTCGAGGGGCAGAAGATAGCCTTCGGTGGGGAGACGGACGAGGCCACTCGCTACATAG CCCCGACGGTACTTACCGATGTTGATCCTGAAGCCAAGGTGATGCGAGAAGAGATTTTTGGACCCGTTCTTCCGATAGTGCCTGTGAAGAACGCAGACGAAGCCGTAAAATTCATAAACGAACGCGAAAAGCCCCTGGCTTTCTACATATTTTCTCGTAACAATAAG CTCATCAAGCGGATGATCGAGGCAACGTCGAGCGGGGGTGTCACAGGCAACGACGTCATCATGCACTTCATGCTCAGCTCCCTGCCCTTCGGAGGCGTGG GTTCCAGTGGGATGGGAGCTTATCACGGCAAGTACAGCTTCGAAACCTTCTCCCACCTCCGGCCCTGCCTGTTAAAAAGCTTGAAGGGGGAAGGTGCCAACAAGCTCAGGTACCCCCCCAACAGCCAGTCCAAGGTGGACTGGGCCAAGTTCTTCTTCTTGAAGCGGGTCAGCAAAGGGAGACTGGGCCTCCTCTTCCTCGCGCTGCTGGGCGTCGTGCTGGCCGTGATCCTCAAG
- the ALDH3A2 gene encoding aldehyde dehydrogenase family 3 member A2 isoform X2, producing MLDEAYVQPEPLGVVLIIGAWNYPLVLSIQPLIGAIAAGNAVIIKPSEISENTAKIVAKLLPQYLDQDLYAVINGGVEETTKLLEQRFDHILYTGSTAVGKIVMEAAAKHLTPVTLELGGKSPCYIDPDCDLDVACRRIAWGKYMNCGQTCIAPDYVLCEPSLQDQVVQKMKEAVQEFYGDNVKDSPDYERIVNLRHFKRIQSLLEGQKIAFGGETDEATRYIAPTVLTDVDPEAKVMREEIFGPVLPIVPVKNADEAVKFINEREKPLAFYIFSRNNKLIKRMIEATSSGGVTGNDVIMHFMLSSLPFGGVGSSGMGAYHGKYSFETFSHLRPCLLKSLKGEGANKLRYPPNSQSKVDWAKFFFLKRVSKGRLGLLFLALLGVVLAVILKAGYR from the exons ATGCTTGACGAGGCCTATGTCCAGCCAGAGCCCCTGGGTGTCGTGCTGATCATTGGAGCGTGGAACTACCCCTTGGTTCTCTCCATCCAGCCTCTGATAGGAGCCATCGCTGCAG GAAACGCGGTGATTATCAAGCCTTCCGAAATCAGCGAAAATACAGCCAAGATCGTGGCGAAGCTCCTCCCCCAGTATTTAGACCAG GACCTGTACGCTGTCATCAACGGCGGCGTCGAGGAAACCACGAAGCTGCTGGAGCAGCGATTTGACCACATTCTCTACACGGGAAGCACCGCGGTGGGGAAGATCGTCATGGAAGCCGCTGCCAAGCATTTGACCCCTGTGACCCTTGAACTGGGGGGGAAGAGCCCGTGTTACATTGACCCAGACTGTGACCTGGACGTCGCCTGCAG ACGCATCGCCTGGGGGAAGTACATGAACTGCGGGCAGACCTGCATCGCCCCCGACTACGTCCTCTGCGAGCCGTCCCTCCAGGACCAGGTCGTGCAGAAGATGAAGGAAGCCGTGCAG GAATTTTATGGAGATAACGTAAAAGACTCTCCGGACTACGAAAGGATCGTCAATCTCCGTCATTTCAAGAGGATACAGAGTCTGCTCGAGGGGCAGAAGATAGCCTTCGGTGGGGAGACGGACGAGGCCACTCGCTACATAG CCCCGACGGTACTTACCGATGTTGATCCTGAAGCCAAGGTGATGCGAGAAGAGATTTTTGGACCCGTTCTTCCGATAGTGCCTGTGAAGAACGCAGACGAAGCCGTAAAATTCATAAACGAACGCGAAAAGCCCCTGGCTTTCTACATATTTTCTCGTAACAATAAG CTCATCAAGCGGATGATCGAGGCAACGTCGAGCGGGGGTGTCACAGGCAACGACGTCATCATGCACTTCATGCTCAGCTCCCTGCCCTTCGGAGGCGTGG GTTCCAGTGGGATGGGAGCTTATCACGGCAAGTACAGCTTCGAAACCTTCTCCCACCTCCGGCCCTGCCTGTTAAAAAGCTTGAAGGGGGAAGGTGCCAACAAGCTCAGGTACCCCCCCAACAGCCAGTCCAAGGTGGACTGGGCCAAGTTCTTCTTCTTGAAGCGGGTCAGCAAAGGGAGACTGGGCCTCCTCTTCCTCGCGCTGCTGGGCGTCGTGCTGGCCGTGATCCTCAAG